The window TTTATGAAATAATTTTTTATCAATTGCTTTGCAAATGGTGCAATGATTTGCCCAAAAATCGAGTAAAACTAATTTATTTTCGGCTTGAGCCATTTCTAAGGCTTGCTCGTAGCTAGAAGCCCAGGCTACACCATTTTCAACATTGTTTTTTGCACCACTGTTTTCATAAGCTTTAAACGTAAAAAATACTGCAGCTGCAAGCAAGACTATACCAAGTAAGCTTTTAATTGTTTTGGTTTCTTGTGCCATCTCTTTTTGCGCGTCAATGATGTAAAATAGTGCCGCAAAGAGAAGATATGAAATAAATAGCATTGTCACCACGAGTGCTGGCAAAATGTTGCTTAAATAGTAAAAACAGGTTGCAAGCATAATAAAGCCAAGCGCTTTTTTAATTTCAACCATCCATTGACCAGCTCTTGGTAAAGTTTGCATTGATGAAGAAAAAGTTCCGATGATAATCAAAGGAATGCTCATACCCATGCCAAACATGAATAAAAGTAAAAATCCTGCAATAATATTTCCCATCGTTGCAACAATCGTTAAAAGTAGTGCAAGTCCTGGCGAAACGCATGGAGATGCAACGCTGCCGCTGATCAGCCCAAAAAGGTATGCTGATAAAAATGGTCCAAACTTAGAATTAACCTGAACGCTTTTTTGTAAAAACGAAGGGATTGTTAAATCAATTACACCAATCATAGTCAGCGACATGTAACCAATAAACAGTGTAAGAACTATGACAAAAATTGGTTGAGATAAAAGACCTCCAAATGATGCACCGGCAAAAGCAGCCAAAAGGCCAAGGCATGCAAATGTGGTTGAAAGTCCAAAAGCGTAACACAAAGAACCTAGAAAATTATAAAGAATTGATCGCTTTTCATTGTGGTGCAAAATTCCAATCGTAATAGGAATCATAGGGTAAATGCACGGAGTTAAGCTCAAAAGAAGCCCTAGGAGCAACGCAAAAAGGAACCGAATCCAGTTGCTATCAGTTGTTTGTACCAGGTGCTGTAAGGATTGAGTAAGCGATTTTTTTTCTGATACTTGTCCCGATGATGGTCTTGGTGCAAAAGGTTGATCATCGTTTGAAGCTTGAGCATTTTCTTCTTTTTGATTGAACGAAAACGCAATTACTTTTTCAGTCATGGTTCCTTGTGGCAAAAGTAAAAAGCTTGTATGCAGATGTCCGCTCACTGGGCTATCAATAGATGTTTTTACCGGAACTTGCATCGTTAGCGCGTTAGAAAAAACTTCTTTTGTGCTTAAAAGCTCTGGAAGATATTTTTTTGTTGCATTTGACGAATATGAAATATTTCCAAGCTGCGCATGCGGATTATCTAAAGATACTGACAATGTTGATTTTAAAATTGATTGCGTTTCACCAAGATTAATTGTGATATCGATCTGTTTTTCATGCGTTGATTTGGTTATTTCTTGTGATTTAATCGCAATTGGCTTGATGATTGCACTTGCACATAGTGCGAGTGCTAAAAAACACCTGTATAATTTTTGATTCATTGTATGGTCCTTTTTGGTTAAGGTTTTTGGTTTATTAGGTTCTTTTCTTAGAATCGTAATGATTTATTTTTATGCTGCCTTCATCAGACTTTAAAAGAATGAGTGGTTCATTTTTATTTTCCATTGATTGGCCAATTGATCCATGAATATTTTGGCGCATTTTTTTAAATTCTTCGTTGTTTAAAAGCATTGTTTTAGGATGAAGAGTGATAAAAAGATCTGAAGAAATTTTACCTAAAGGGCTTTGTGCTTGAATTTGAGCATGCAGTTCTTGTGGAACTAAAACGGTAATATTTCCTTGCTCGCTTTGTAAATTTAAGCAGCTTGAAGAAGATATTGATTTGCGTTTTACTTCAATGTCTCCATCAAGCGTATTTGCAAGAACGGTGCCATTTCCATCAAGAATAGAAATAGAGTTGCTGTTTGTTTTCGCTTCAATATCGCCAGATAATCCTTTGATGAAAATATCACCAACGGTTGCACTAACTTTAATTGGAAGTGTTTCAGGCACAAGAATTCTTAGTGACATAGTTCCAGAAACTGCATCTTCTTTTACCATTGTTGTTACTTGCAAAACAGATTCTCTATCTACACATTTCATGTCAGCATCTTGTAAAAACAAGTCGGACCCTTGTTTTTTTAGTTCAACTAAAACGCAGGGTTGCTTCCAGCTTTCTACAAACACATTGCAGCATTGATCTTCATGGTCGCACAAAATTTCTATTTTTTTTATATGGTTAAATTCTTTGTGAATAATTTCTTCTTTTGTTTTGCTAAAAAAAGATGAAACGCTTTTAGGAGGCTTTGGTATAGAAATTTTTGTTTCTATCGGTATAGTAAATGATAACAGCAAAAGACTCATAGATTGTGTGTAAAGATTTTTCATAGGGATTCATCCTCGATGGTGGAAAAAGATATGATTCATATTCAAGACCGCATTCAAATGTGCATCGCAAAGATTATACAGAATAATTCTGAAGTAAAAAATGTTTTTGATGAAATTTATCAGCAAGGAGGAAGAGTTCTTCTCGTTGGGGGAGCTGTTCGCGATTGTTTTTTAGGATGTTTAGGGTCAGATCTTGATTTTGAATTGTATCATCTGTCGTTCGATGAGATTCAAGATATTTTACAAAAATTTGGAAAAGTAATATTTGTTGGAAAATCTTTTGGCGTTTTACGTCTTCATGGACTAGATGCTGATTGGTCAATTCCCAGGTCTGATAGCTATGGTCGTAAACCAACCGTTCAACTTGATCCAAATATGAGTTTTGCTAAGGCTTTTCGCCGTAGAGATCTTACCATCAATTCAATGGGGATTGATGTATACTCCCAGGAATTAATTGATCCATTTAATGGACTTTCTGATTTGAAAAACAAAGTTCTTAGATCGCCAGATGTTACCTTTTTCGTACAAGATCCACTGAGATTATTTCGAGTTATGCAGCTTGCGGCTAGGTTTGATATGACGGTTGATGAAACTCTCAGTCAAGTTTGTAAAACTATGGATATTTCTACACTTTCAAGTGAACGTATTGAACAGGAATTTGCAAAACTTTTCTTAAAGTCATACCGGCCATCAATTGGGTTTTCTTGGCTTTTAAACATTGATCGATTAAAAGATATTTTTGTTGGCGTCGAATTTCATCCAACTTTTTATGGAATTATTGACTGTATAGCACAAGGATATGATTTTACTGATGAGCAAAAATTATTCGCCTTGTGGGGAACTGTCGCAAGTGGTCTTTCAAAAGATGAACTAAAAGATTTTGATATCAATAAAAGAATTTCTCATGAGCAGCTTTTGCATCTTTCTACATTTTTAAAAATTTATATTGGTTCTTTGGATCTTGTAAATCGTTCAGCAATGATAAGCTGGTATTTGCGATATGTTCCAGAAATGGCAAAGCAAGATGATTTGATAAAATATAAATGGCTTGCGCATTGGATAGATCCATATTTTACGATGGAAACATTGGGCATGATTGCCGCATGTTCTTTTTCTAGAGAAATTTCAGATTCATTTTTAGACAAAGCTAAGGCTGCAAAAGTTCTTCACAAATCTGAATTGCCACTTTTAACAGGCAAAGATCTTTTGGATCATGCGCAGGGTAAAGAGCTTGGAGATTTAGTCAAAAAAGCATATCAAATTCAGCTTGATGAGCTTATTGCAGACAAGCAAAAATTATTACAAAAATTACTATTGAAATAGTTTTGCGATTTAAAGGTTCTGCTTTCTAGCTCTAAACATTTTATTTCTTGCTAGTATCTGATACAGATAGGACTTTGCTAGCAGCGCTGAAAGATCTGATCAAGTCAACCAATTGTGCTATGTTTTATTTGATTTCGCACAAATCACTGTGTTTTTACTGTTTGATTATCATTGGTATGAAGTTTTGTTTTTTTGTTAAATTATTTATCATACAAAGCACAACAAAAATTTATCAATTCTGGCTTGGAATAAGATCTTTGAGCTGTTTTTCGAAGTCCTAAATAGATTTAATGGGCATAAGTTTTTCTTAATACGATTAAATATTTACAAAAGTTAAAAGATTTTCGGCAGCAATAAGATCTTGCTCTAACGAAGCATTAGTGCTTTCTGCGCTAATGTTTGTTTTCTTATCATTTAGTTTGTTCCTTGTGTTATTAAGGAGGGATAGCATTTTTTGCTGTTGTTCTTTTGCAGCAATTTGAGCGGCTGGATGAAATATTTTTTGTAATTTACTCAAAGACTCTGGTGTTAGTGACGGCAAGATATATTCTTTTATTTTCTTTTCAATGTTTTGAATTTTGTTATTTGCTAATATTCTATTAAAATTTTGTTCTTCTATAACGTATGGCCAATCGTTATTGCTTGGCCATGAAGCAGTTTTTGTCTCTCCTTTTTTGTTTGTGTAAATGTATCCAGTTCTTGGTTCATTAGGATTACTGTCTGATTCATGTATAAAACAAAGCACATTAAATAATTCTTTAGAGCCAATTTGTATATGCTTAAATATTATATTAATTGGTTCTTTAATAGAAGATTGTAATAATCGAATTAAAACATTGTGAAAAGAATCTTTGATGTTTGGCATACGTAAGGACTCAAAATAATAGTTTTGATTATGATAGTTTGCAGGTAACAACCATGGCAGTAACGCATCACATTCCGCGTTAAATATGAGTGACTTTGGTATATAATTTGCATTTAAAATAATGATTTTAATCTCATTGTTTATAAGTATTGATTTCTTTCTGGTTGACATAGCTATTTGTGAAAGTTCTTTGACTTCTTTTTTATATTGAATTGGAGAAAACCAAGAAGTGTTTTGGAATCTTATACTTCCGTAGTTTTCCTTACCATTTTGAGCCATGATAGAAAGCGCTTTTTGATAGTTTGGAGGTATTTCATTGAGAAGCTTAAAATATGACTCGAAGAAATTTATTTTTTCTAGTGAAACAGGGAGGATTTTTGTAAAAGTTGATTCAAATGTTGAGCCAATATTAATAATTGGATAGTTGATTTGTTCAAGCGAGATATTATCTAGCTTGTTAGTTATATTATAAGATTCTAATATTTTTTTACCTCCCGGAAAACAAGATGATATGGCAACTGATTTAGTTTTAAAATCATTGTTAAAACAGTTCATAACATTTAAAAAGTCTGATTGGGTCGTGATGCCATCTTCTTCTTTATTGGGAAGAGTCGACATTTCTGCCGTGAAATCTTGGCTTCCATGACCTGTTATGTAAATATTGATCCAGGGAAAATATTCTTTGGGACAGTCTTTAATTTTTAGCGATTTTAGTGTATTCAATAGGATTTTACCCAATGATTTTTTAGAGTTTGTTTGTTGACCATTTTCAATTATTTTATCGTTGTCAGTAGGGTTTAGTGGAGTCTTGTATATATAATTAGGCAACTTGCTATATGAAAGTCCAACAAGGAAATCTTTCATGGCAGAGCTTTTTGATTTATTACTCAAGTCATTTGGCAGAAATAGTATAAAATCAGAATTTACCTCTTTGCACGTGTAAGGCTTCGTTATAATGTCTTGATATCGTATATATACAGAAAACATTTGTCCAATCGTCCCTTTTATTTTTGGATCAATCGTAGTATCACTATTTAGTATTTTATAGAAAGAGTCGGTTTCTTTATTGTCAGACGAAGATTTCAGCTGTAGGTATAGATTCTTGAGCTCTGTGAATTTTTGTTGGTATATTTTATCTTCTATATTAGTAAAAGCTTGGGTTGTTGCAAATTTTTCAACAGTGTCTACAATATTTTGAACTGAACACCATAAACTTTTAGGGCATAGAACAGATTGATTCTCGGACATTGCTTTTATAAACTCTATATGCATTGCGCCTACATTAGCAAAATTAATCATGTAAGATAGATAATATCGATTATATTCTTGAACGTCGTTAATAATCACTAGGTTGGTTGTCTGCGCATGAGATTGTGTTTGTAACTCATCTATTGTTAATGTTTGTTCTTGCTGGACGTCTACATTTTGTAAGAGTTTTGTGGCTCTACGTCCTTCTAGCTGTTTATAAATAATTGTTAAAAGTAGCGATGTTGTTAATAAAAATCGATAGGTTTTAAAATTCATTTTTTTCCTTGTTTTTTTAGAGATGAATAAAATTTAGAATTTTTTTTAAATCAATGTCAATGCTATTGATAGGTTATTTGTTGAAATAGTTTTGCGTGATCAATTTATTTTGTGATACACTACACAGCAGTCAGTTAATTTTAAATTAAAAAAATAAGGAAGTTTTTTATGAGCACAGGAATGGAACACAATGCATTGTGGGGACTGATTATTCAGAGTGATTTCATGACAAAAATGGTCATGCTCACTCTTTTTTTTATGTCTATTGTTTGTTGGGCTATCGCTCTTTATAAATTAATTTTACTCAAAATTAAACAAGATCAATGTAAAAACGTTTTACAGCAAATAAAAATGTGCAACAACTTGCCATCAGTTTTACAAGTTGCACAAGATAATAAGGCAACGCTTCCAGGATATATTTTAATTCAGCTTTTAACTCATGCAAAAAGCGCTCAAGAAGCGAATTCAATTGAACTTTTCCAAATGCAAGCGGATGCTCTTTTAGATGATGTGATGTATCAAGAAGAAGCATACACTCCAGTACTTTCTATAAGTGCCTCAGTTGCAACACTTCTTGGATTATTTGGTACGGTATGGGGACTGATTCATGCATTTGTTAGAATTAGTGAAAGACAATCTGCAGATATCGTTGCAGTTGCTCCTGGAATATCAGAAGCTTTGATTACCACGATTGCTGGTTTGGTCGTTGCAATTCCTGCTTTGGTATTTTCTCAATATATTATGGTTCGGGCAAAAAGTATGGAATATAGTCTGATGACCATGACAGACAAAGTTACCATGATTGTTCGATTGTCAATGGCTAAAGGATTAAAGACCGAATCGTCCGTTGAATCATTTAGTCCAAAACAAGACTGATCATTGCTTAAAATAAAGGGAGATAATCGATGAGAAGAAATCGTTTGCGCAGAATGAAAAATCGTGGTCATGTCGTACAAGAGATTTCTATGACGCCACTTGTTGACGTTGCTCTAACTCTGCTTATTATTTTTATGGTTGCAACACCAATGCTTCAAAATGTTATAAAAGTTGAGTTGCCTTCAAGTCGTATTGATGATGGAGTACCATCGTCTCAGACACAACAAGATTTGACTGTTTACATAGATAAAGGTCGTAAAATGTATTTAAATGGGACAGAGTACCCATTGCAAACACTTTTAAAAGAGTTAAAAAGTTTGGTAAAAAAAGGCAAAGACGAAATTGTTTTTGTCAAAGCTGATCAAGCAGTTCCCTATGGAATCGTTATTGATTTAGTTGATACTATTAAAGTTTCTGGAGGCATCAAGTATGTTGCACTTGCTACCAAGCGTTCTTTCTAAAAAAATACATTTTTATTTCTCACCACGTAGAGTTTTTTTGGCAGAGATTTTACTTTTTGTGTTTTTTTCGCACATCATAATCCTTGGATTAATGATTTTTGTTTCTTCGCTCGAACATAAGCCAGAACAGTTTGCTATATCTTTGAGTCATACTGGGCAAACATATGTTTTAATGCCACTTTCTAAAAAAGAATCTGATTTTCAAATGAAGCAAAAAATTGGTAAATCAGGGGTCTATAAAAAATCTAAAGTGATTGATTATCAAACCTATCAAAAACATAAACAATCAAAAAAGAATAAAAAAGCTGCCAATAAAAAAGTTACAGTAAAAAAATCTGCAACTAACAAAAAAAATCCTGCAGGACACGTAATGTCTAAGCAGGTAGAAAAAAAAGCGCAAAAAGTTGAGGCAAAAGAGGCATCTTTAAGCTTGAAATCTTTTGTAAAACCAAAAACAGAACTAAAAGCAAAAGCTAAAAAGAAAATAGTTATAGAAAAATCAGAAAAGAAAAAGATTTTCGAAAAATCTATTGTTTCAAAAAAAGCAGTTATTTCAGAAGTTGCTTTGGCAAAAGAGCCTGCTCAGCAAGAGATCATAAAATTAGAAGAACCTGTAGAAAAAGAAGTTGCATTAACTCCTCAGCCAGAAGCAGTCATACCAAATATTGTTGAGCCAGAAATTGTAGATGTTGGCAAGGTTGATATAAAAGAAATCCCAGTTAAAGATCAGCCTGAAGATTTAAACGTAGGCGAGGCAGAAGGTCAAGATGACAGTGAGTTGATCGATGATGATATTGACCTGGAAAACGTTGTGTTTCTTGGTCGGGATCAATTTGACAATTCGATTGTAGCTTCAAAATTAAAACAGGCTGTTGAGCAATGCTGGGTTTCACCAGTTGGAATAAAAAAAGGAACAACCTGTCAAATGCGTGTTCATGTGGGTCAAAAGGGTGATGCAGATGATGTTAAAGTTATTCAAAGCTCTAAAATAATAATGTTCGATTTGCCAGCGCGCAAAGCACTTTTTTCTATGAAATATCCAAAAGAAGTTTGGAATAAAACTATTACCATTGCACTAGGAGCCTGATCATGATTTTTAAAAATCTATCTTTTTATACTGTTTTATTTTTTTATTGCCTTGCTGTAGGAAGTGATTTTCAAGAAAAGAAAAATGTATTGAATGCTGATACGGCTCAAGTAGACGGCAGTGCAAAATCTTTCGATTTAGAAATAGTTGTTCAATCACAAAAAACAAAAAAAGTATCTTTAGGTTTAGTGGTGGTCGGAGAGCGTGATAGTTCTTTGGACCAGTGTATTGAACGTTTAAAAAAAGATTTAGAGTGGAGCGGGCAAGCTAAAGTTTTTTTACAGCATAAAGATAAAATGACTCATTTTTCAGATTTAAAAAATTTATTTGAGCCTGATGTCTCTGTTGCTATTTTTATATCTGCAATCAAAGGTGAGTATACTTGGAGACTTTATGACATTTCATCTCAGTCAATGATATCTGGCAAAAAAATAAAACAGGAGAATCGCCCTATAATTCTTTTAGCTCACTGCATCGCAGATGATTTGTGGCCAGAGCTATTTGGTGAAAAAAGTTCATTTTGTTCAAAAATAGCTTTTTGTAAGCAAACTTGGCATACAAAATATGGACGAGAAAAATC is drawn from Candidatus Dependentiae bacterium and contains these coding sequences:
- a CDS encoding DUF4097 family beta strand repeat-containing protein, translated to MKNLYTQSMSLLLLSFTIPIETKISIPKPPKSVSSFFSKTKEEIIHKEFNHIKKIEILCDHEDQCCNVFVESWKQPCVLVELKKQGSDLFLQDADMKCVDRESVLQVTTMVKEDAVSGTMSLRILVPETLPIKVSATVGDIFIKGLSGDIEAKTNSNSISILDGNGTVLANTLDGDIEVKRKSISSSSCLNLQSEQGNITVLVPQELHAQIQAQSPLGKISSDLFITLHPKTMLLNNEEFKKMRQNIHGSIGQSMENKNEPLILLKSDEGSIKINHYDSKKRT
- a CDS encoding thioredoxin family protein, giving the protein MNQKLYRCFLALALCASAIIKPIAIKSQEITKSTHEKQIDITINLGETQSILKSTLSVSLDNPHAQLGNISYSSNATKKYLPELLSTKEVFSNALTMQVPVKTSIDSPVSGHLHTSFLLLPQGTMTEKVIAFSFNQKEENAQASNDDQPFAPRPSSGQVSEKKSLTQSLQHLVQTTDSNWIRFLFALLLGLLLSLTPCIYPMIPITIGILHHNEKRSILYNFLGSLCYAFGLSTTFACLGLLAAFAGASFGGLLSQPIFVIVLTLFIGYMSLTMIGVIDLTIPSFLQKSVQVNSKFGPFLSAYLFGLISGSVASPCVSPGLALLLTIVATMGNIIAGFLLLFMFGMGMSIPLIIIGTFSSSMQTLPRAGQWMVEIKKALGFIMLATCFYYLSNILPALVVTMLFISYLLFAALFYIIDAQKEMAQETKTIKSLLGIVLLAAAVFFTFKAYENSGAKNNVENGVAWASSYEQALEMAQAENKLVLLDFWANHCTICKAIDKKLFHKDLVAKALDKNIVFVKVDCTSSSNQEANYLKNKFSVFAQPAILIINPGTQEVIKKWSSEPYSMTPQEFIQAVKNV
- a CDS encoding biopolymer transporter ExbD, translated to MRRNRLRRMKNRGHVVQEISMTPLVDVALTLLIIFMVATPMLQNVIKVELPSSRIDDGVPSSQTQQDLTVYIDKGRKMYLNGTEYPLQTLLKELKSLVKKGKDEIVFVKADQAVPYGIVIDLVDTIKVSGGIKYVALATKRSF
- a CDS encoding MotA/TolQ/ExbB proton channel family protein, encoding MSTGMEHNALWGLIIQSDFMTKMVMLTLFFMSIVCWAIALYKLILLKIKQDQCKNVLQQIKMCNNLPSVLQVAQDNKATLPGYILIQLLTHAKSAQEANSIELFQMQADALLDDVMYQEEAYTPVLSISASVATLLGLFGTVWGLIHAFVRISERQSADIVAVAPGISEALITTIAGLVVAIPALVFSQYIMVRAKSMEYSLMTMTDKVTMIVRLSMAKGLKTESSVESFSPKQD
- a CDS encoding TonB C-terminal domain-containing protein; translated protein: MLHLLPSVLSKKIHFYFSPRRVFLAEILLFVFFSHIIILGLMIFVSSLEHKPEQFAISLSHTGQTYVLMPLSKKESDFQMKQKIGKSGVYKKSKVIDYQTYQKHKQSKKNKKAANKKVTVKKSATNKKNPAGHVMSKQVEKKAQKVEAKEASLSLKSFVKPKTELKAKAKKKIVIEKSEKKKIFEKSIVSKKAVISEVALAKEPAQQEIIKLEEPVEKEVALTPQPEAVIPNIVEPEIVDVGKVDIKEIPVKDQPEDLNVGEAEGQDDSELIDDDIDLENVVFLGRDQFDNSIVASKLKQAVEQCWVSPVGIKKGTTCQMRVHVGQKGDADDVKVIQSSKIIMFDLPARKALFSMKYPKEVWNKTITIALGA